The DNA window CGTACCGGTGATCATGGTGACCGCGCGGGCCGACACCCGTTCCCGCATCCACGGCCTCAACCTGGGCGCCGACGACTACGTCACCAAGCCGTACGACATGGGCGAGCTGCTGGCCCGTATCCATGCCGTCGCCCGCCGGGGCGCCGCCCCGACGGCGGACCGCGCCGGCGAGCCCGCCCCCGCCGGCTGGGTCGCCGAGGGCGGCCCGCTGGCCGCGCGCGGGGTCGCCCTCGACCGGGAGGGGCGCCGGGTGACCGTGGAGGGCCGCGAAGTGCCGCTCACCCGCAAGGAGTTCGACCTGCTGGCGCTGCTCGCCCAGCACCCGGGCGTGGTCTACCGGCGGGAGCAGATCTTCAGCGAGGTCTGGCGCAGCGGCTGGGAGGGCAACGGCCGCACCCTGGAGGTCCATATCGCCTCGCTGCGGGCCAAGCTGGCGCTGCCCGCCCTGGTGGAGACGGTCCGAGGCGTCGGCTACCGGCTGGTCACCGAGACCCCTGCCGAGACCCCCGCCGAGACCCCTGTCGGGCCTCCCGCCGGGCCTCCGGCCGTGTCCCCAGTCGTGCCTCCCCATGAGCCCGCCACACAGCCCCCCGCGCAGCCCGCCACGCAGCCCCCGGCGGCCGGAAGCGACCGCTGACCCGCGATGCGCACCCGCCTCCTCGGCATCCTGCTCTCCCTGATGGCCTGCGTGCTGGCCGCGCTCGGCGTACCGCTGGCCGCCGCCGAGGCCGCCGCCGAGCAGCAGCATGTGATCATCGACCGGATCGACGACGCCGCCCGCTTCGCCGGCCTCGCCCAGTACGCCCCGGCCGACGGCGACGACGTCACCCA is part of the Peterkaempfera bronchialis genome and encodes:
- a CDS encoding response regulator transcription factor; this translates as MRLLLVEDDDHVATALVAVLSRHGFRVRHARSGSEALDALVPDGAEPYRVVLLDLGLPDRDGFEVCSRIRDRSGVPVIMVTARADTRSRIHGLNLGADDYVTKPYDMGELLARIHAVARRGAAPTADRAGEPAPAGWVAEGGPLAARGVALDREGRRVTVEGREVPLTRKEFDLLALLAQHPGVVYRREQIFSEVWRSGWEGNGRTLEVHIASLRAKLALPALVETVRGVGYRLVTETPAETPAETPVGPPAGPPAVSPVVPPHEPATQPPAQPATQPPAAGSDR